The following proteins come from a genomic window of Pseudomonas hygromyciniae:
- a CDS encoding TonB-dependent receptor yields the protein MPVVPPSLLRLSLVLSLSASPLFIPVSWAEDAARRSYQVPAGSLGGALTRFAGLAGVNLSVDPALVSGRQSAGISGEFAVEEGFARLLQGSDLQLRAVGERAYTLIPAPQGGVYQLPATSILGAANTPVAQTYAGDQVTRQGAQGLLGDNDFMETPFNLTSYTAKAVKNLQARTLGEMVASDPSVRITNPAGGRFEQFSVRGFSLFNSDVSYGGLYGVLPTYAIDMEMVERVDILKGPGALLGGIAPRGSIGGGINIEPKRAADAPLTEFTGSYASAGQFGGAVDIGRRFGDEQQFGVRFNGVKQSGDTEWDHQEVDREMTVIGLDFRKERVRLSLDLGRQERTADAPQERVEVARGSVMPKARDIRDNFAQSWTYSHTKDTFGAVRGEFDLSDSLMVYAAAGARKGNYDFLRHGVQATQSNGDFTVVPRSFRRDEDVKTATVGARSWFNTGPVGHTLNVSLNQFNMDFDNAGERYTPGRSNLYNPVVLPRPGQAVRWDTSTHTENRFTSLALADTLAFFDERVLLTLGARLQKVQVTSWSNGIKDQPEYDEQATSPALGLVVKVTDQLSLYTNYMEGLSQGETAPSSGVRNENAIFPPTKSKQVEVGAKYDMGSFGMTASVFQIKQPAYGIDNQGFFKPNGQLRNQGVELNVFGEPLAGVRLLGGVMLLDSEQTKTAQGLTDGKRGTGAPVANVNLGAEWDIPRLQGLTLTARAIHTGAQYLDAANQQKIDNWERYDLGARYTFKVKENPVTLRATVENVLNTTYWASAATSSDSAPGLTLSTPRTWLVSATVGF from the coding sequence ATGCCCGTCGTCCCGCCATCGCTACTGCGCCTGAGTCTGGTCCTGAGCCTGAGTGCCAGCCCATTGTTTATTCCTGTGAGCTGGGCCGAGGACGCGGCCCGGCGCAGTTACCAGGTGCCCGCCGGCAGCCTGGGCGGCGCCTTGACCCGCTTTGCCGGGCTGGCCGGGGTCAATCTGTCGGTGGACCCGGCCCTGGTCAGCGGCCGCCAGAGCGCCGGTATCTCGGGTGAGTTTGCCGTCGAGGAAGGCTTCGCACGCCTGCTGCAAGGCTCGGACCTGCAATTGCGAGCGGTGGGTGAGCGCGCCTACACCTTGATCCCCGCGCCACAGGGCGGTGTTTATCAGTTGCCAGCCACCTCGATTCTGGGGGCCGCAAACACGCCTGTCGCCCAAACCTACGCCGGTGACCAAGTGACACGCCAAGGCGCCCAGGGCCTGTTGGGCGATAACGACTTTATGGAGACCCCATTCAACCTAACGTCCTACACCGCCAAGGCGGTGAAGAACCTGCAGGCGCGGACCCTCGGCGAAATGGTTGCCAGCGACCCTTCGGTGCGCATCACCAACCCCGCTGGCGGGCGTTTCGAGCAGTTTTCGGTGCGGGGTTTCAGCCTGTTCAACAGCGATGTGTCCTACGGCGGCCTCTACGGCGTGCTGCCGACCTACGCCATCGACATGGAAATGGTCGAGCGCGTCGATATCCTCAAGGGCCCCGGCGCCTTGCTCGGTGGTATAGCGCCGCGGGGCAGTATCGGTGGTGGGATCAATATCGAGCCCAAGCGCGCTGCCGATGCACCGCTTACCGAGTTCACCGGCAGCTATGCCTCGGCCGGGCAGTTCGGTGGCGCGGTGGACATCGGTCGGCGGTTTGGCGACGAGCAGCAGTTTGGCGTGCGTTTCAATGGCGTGAAGCAATCCGGCGACACCGAATGGGATCACCAGGAGGTCGACCGCGAAATGACCGTGATCGGCCTCGACTTTCGCAAGGAGCGGGTGCGCCTGTCCCTCGACCTCGGGCGCCAGGAACGCACCGCCGACGCGCCCCAGGAGCGCGTAGAAGTCGCCAGGGGCAGCGTAATGCCCAAGGCCCGCGACATTCGCGACAATTTCGCCCAGTCCTGGACGTACTCCCATACCAAGGACACCTTTGGCGCCGTGCGTGGCGAGTTTGATCTCAGCGATTCACTGATGGTCTACGCCGCCGCCGGTGCGCGCAAAGGCAACTACGACTTCCTGCGCCACGGCGTGCAGGCGACCCAGAGCAATGGCGACTTCACGGTAGTGCCGCGCAGCTTCCGCCGCGACGAAGACGTCAAGACCGCCACTGTGGGCGCGCGCAGTTGGTTCAATACCGGCCCTGTAGGGCACACGCTCAATGTCAGCCTCAACCAGTTCAACATGGATTTCGACAATGCCGGCGAGCGCTATACCCCCGGCAGGAGCAACCTCTACAACCCGGTGGTGTTGCCCCGTCCAGGCCAGGCGGTGCGCTGGGACACCAGCACCCACACCGAAAACCGCTTCACCAGCCTGGCCCTGGCCGACACCCTGGCCTTCTTCGATGAACGGGTACTGCTGACCCTGGGGGCACGCCTGCAAAAGGTCCAGGTCACGTCCTGGAGCAATGGCATCAAGGATCAGCCGGAGTACGACGAACAAGCGACCTCGCCGGCCCTGGGCCTGGTGGTGAAAGTCACCGATCAACTGTCCCTGTACACCAACTACATGGAAGGCCTGAGCCAGGGCGAGACTGCGCCGTCGAGCGGGGTGCGCAATGAAAACGCGATCTTCCCACCGACCAAGAGCAAGCAGGTGGAGGTTGGCGCCAAGTACGACATGGGCAGCTTTGGCATGACCGCCAGTGTGTTCCAGATCAAACAGCCGGCCTATGGCATCGACAACCAGGGCTTCTTCAAACCCAATGGCCAATTGCGCAACCAGGGCGTGGAACTGAACGTGTTTGGCGAACCCCTGGCCGGCGTGCGCCTGCTCGGCGGGGTGATGCTGCTCGACAGCGAACAGACCAAGACCGCCCAGGGCCTGACCGACGGCAAGCGCGGCACCGGTGCACCAGTGGCCAACGTCAACCTGGGTGCCGAATGGGATATCCCACGCCTGCAAGGCCTGACCCTGACCGCCCGCGCGATCCATACCGGCGCGCAGTACCTGGACGCGGCCAACCAGCAGAAGATCGACAATTGGGAACGCTACGACCTGGGGGCGCGCTACACCTTCAAGGTCAAGGAAAACCCAGTGACCCTGCGTGCGACTGTGGAGAACGTACTGAACACGACCTACTGGGCGTCGGCCGCCACCTCCAGCGACAGCGCGCCCGGCCTGACCCTGTCTACGCCGCGTACCTGGCTGGTGTCGGCAACAGTAGGTTTTTGA
- a CDS encoding FecR domain-containing protein: MSRTSADVARAAAQWLALLESGTAGERDYADLQQWRDSHPQHEQVWQKAQLLRQRFAQLPSSLAMASLDRPQAGRRAVLKRALGVAALVPAAWLLSRQLPLDVWRADLHTATGERKRVPLADGSALQLNTASAVDVDLARRRLTLVDGEMALSVPGAAALTVHTRYGQVIASQAEVCVRQLAHGCLVSVLKGQVHVQDGSGRSALVHDGQQLRLQASGLGAPVPFDALQLGWRDGVLTAQNQGLGDFLRELDRYRPGVLRWDPSLEALRVTGSFRLDDTDRILSLLATTHRLQVQFRTRYWVTLAPRKTLT, encoded by the coding sequence GTGAGCCGTACCTCTGCGGATGTGGCGCGGGCAGCGGCGCAGTGGTTGGCGCTGCTGGAGTCGGGCACAGCCGGCGAGCGCGACTATGCGGACTTGCAGCAATGGCGCGACAGTCATCCCCAGCACGAACAGGTCTGGCAAAAAGCGCAGTTGTTGCGTCAGCGTTTTGCGCAATTGCCATCTTCCCTGGCCATGGCCAGCCTCGACCGCCCGCAAGCGGGGCGACGTGCCGTGCTCAAGCGCGCCCTGGGCGTGGCGGCGCTGGTGCCGGCGGCATGGCTGCTCAGTCGCCAGTTACCCCTCGACGTGTGGCGTGCCGACCTGCACACCGCCACCGGCGAGCGCAAACGCGTGCCGCTGGCCGATGGCAGCGCCCTGCAACTGAACACGGCCAGCGCGGTGGATGTGGACCTCGCGCGGCGGCGCCTGACCCTGGTCGATGGGGAGATGGCGTTGAGTGTGCCTGGCGCGGCGGCGTTGACGGTACATACCCGTTATGGCCAGGTTATCGCCAGCCAGGCCGAGGTCTGTGTGCGTCAGTTGGCGCACGGGTGTCTGGTGTCGGTGCTCAAGGGCCAGGTGCACGTACAAGATGGATCTGGGCGTAGCGCCCTGGTACACGACGGGCAACAACTACGCCTGCAGGCCTCGGGACTGGGGGCGCCGGTTCCGTTTGACGCGCTGCAATTGGGCTGGCGCGATGGAGTTCTGACGGCGCAGAACCAGGGGTTGGGCGACTTCCTGCGCGAGCTTGATCGCTATCGCCCGGGTGTCCTGCGCTGGGACCCGAGCCTGGAAGCCTTGCGCGTCACCGGCAGTTTCCGCCTGGACGACACCGACCGCATCCTCAGCCTGCTGGCCACCACCCATCGATTGCAGGTGCAGTTTCGCACGCGTTATTGGGTCACGCTGGCACCGCGCAAAACCCTGACCTGA
- a CDS encoding sigma-70 family RNA polymerase sigma factor: MNDVVSPTTTAEPSLSTLYRDHRSWLESWLRRRLGNAWDAADLSQDTFLRVLASAQPVAQLQEPRAYLVTVGKRLLVNFHQRRSLEQAYLNALARLPEECVPSPEQRWLLLETLQALDELLDGLAPVVRRAFLWSQLEGLGYREIAERLKVSQRTVKRYMAQAYEHCLLVDL; this comes from the coding sequence ATGAATGATGTTGTATCGCCAACGACCACCGCCGAGCCCAGCCTGAGCACCTTGTACCGCGACCATCGCAGTTGGCTGGAAAGCTGGCTGCGGCGGCGCCTGGGCAATGCCTGGGATGCCGCCGACCTGAGTCAGGATACGTTCCTGCGGGTGCTGGCCAGCGCCCAGCCGGTCGCGCAATTGCAGGAACCACGAGCCTATCTGGTGACGGTGGGCAAGCGTCTGCTGGTCAACTTCCATCAGCGCCGCAGCCTGGAGCAGGCCTATCTGAATGCCCTGGCGCGCTTGCCTGAAGAGTGCGTGCCATCGCCGGAGCAGCGCTGGCTGCTTTTGGAAACCCTGCAAGCCCTGGATGAATTGCTCGACGGCCTGGCGCCGGTGGTACGCCGGGCGTTTCTCTGGAGTCAGCTCGAAGGCCTGGGCTACCGTGAGATTGCCGAGCGTCTCAAGGTCTCGCAGCGTACGGTCAAGCGCTATATGGCCCAGGCCTATGAGCATTGCCTGCTGGTGGACCTGTGA
- a CDS encoding cytochrome b: MSEVNTVSRRRYDAISRGLHWLMALLFLWIYCSATAHYLSSDSALDKLLWPYHKPVGLILFALIVLRTGWSLRSYKFRPKSLNLVAYIGHKALYALMFLIPLVGLLRQYGSGRAFSAFGLPVMDGFEGEKIQWMIDLGSEFHSLLGWTMAVLVLGHIGAVVLHYRRGESQVLRRMID; encoded by the coding sequence ATGTCTGAAGTCAATACTGTCAGTCGTCGTCGCTACGATGCAATCAGTCGAGGGTTGCACTGGTTGATGGCGCTGTTGTTTTTATGGATTTATTGCTCGGCCACGGCGCATTATTTATCGTCGGACTCTGCATTGGATAAACTCCTTTGGCCTTATCACAAACCAGTGGGGCTTATACTGTTTGCTCTAATTGTCTTGCGTACGGGGTGGAGCTTGCGAAGCTATAAATTTCGCCCGAAAAGCCTGAATCTCGTTGCGTATATAGGGCACAAGGCACTCTATGCACTTATGTTTCTAATTCCTTTGGTTGGTTTGTTGCGCCAGTACGGTTCCGGCCGGGCGTTTTCCGCTTTTGGTTTACCGGTGATGGACGGGTTTGAAGGTGAAAAAATACAGTGGATGATTGACTTGGGCAGTGAGTTCCATAGTTTGCTGGGCTGGACGATGGCGGTATTGGTCCTAGGTCATATCGGTGCGGTGGTCCTGCATTACCGGCGTGGTGAATCACAAGTGCTGCGACGCATGATCGACTAA